The following proteins come from a genomic window of Blastocatellia bacterium:
- a CDS encoding MBL fold metallo-hydrolase, with the protein MIGCSCETCLSIDEQDKRLRASIMVKNNQHKIVIDTSTDFRQQALKNNITDLDAIFITHCHADHVFGLDDIRPINFRTNKAIPCFASERTWRDIRQVFSYIFRPSMYQGLPQLVPHTIEGKFSLFGMTIESLEVIHGRLPVTAFRISNMEKSCAYVTDCNLIPEETLANLMELDLLIIDALRYREHPTHLNLEKTLGYIEQLKPKQALLTHISHDMKHALLSRQLPENVSPAFDGLEVEL; encoded by the coding sequence ATGATTGGTTGTAGTTGTGAAACTTGTTTATCAATAGATGAACAAGATAAAAGACTACGAGCATCAATTATGGTTAAAAATAACCAGCATAAAATAGTAATTGATACTTCTACAGATTTTCGCCAACAAGCTCTAAAAAATAATATAACTGATTTAGATGCAATATTTATTACTCATTGCCATGCTGACCATGTTTTTGGCTTAGATGATATTCGACCAATTAATTTTCGTACTAATAAAGCTATTCCTTGTTTTGCTAGTGAACGTACTTGGCGAGATATACGGCAAGTATTTAGTTATATTTTTCGCCCTAGTATGTATCAAGGGCTTCCTCAATTAGTTCCACATACTATTGAAGGGAAATTTTCTCTCTTTGGTATGACTATTGAATCATTAGAAGTTATTCATGGAAGATTACCTGTAACAGCTTTTCGTATCAGTAATATGGAAAAATCTTGTGCCTATGTTACTGATTGCAATTTAATTCCAGAAGAAACCTTAGCTAATTTAATGGAGTTAGATTTATTAATTATTGATGCACTACGTTATAGAGAACATCCAACACACTTAAATCTAGAAAAAACATTAGGTTATATTGAGCAGCTTAAACCTAAACAGGCTTTGCTAACACATATTTCTCATGATATGAAACACGCGCTTTTAAGCCGTCAACTACCTGAAAATGTTTCTCCAGCATTTGATGGTTTAGAGGTAGAGCTTTAA
- a CDS encoding DUF1844 domain-containing protein yields the protein MSKNQDTEVTVRDRRMFNPDGSLRQPITETIEEKPTPPAPSAENKESQPSQETKTRPVPTAPSQEFAELVQMLATNAIMNLGGAPQLGRGGIDIETARHFIEMLAVLKEKTEGNLTEEEDKMLTDLVSRLRMEYVGVVNQMSKSAKKQV from the coding sequence ATGAGTAAAAATCAAGATACAGAAGTTACTGTGAGAGATCGACGAATGTTTAACCCTGATGGGAGTCTACGTCAACCAATAACAGAAACAATAGAGGAAAAACCCACCCCCCCCGCACCATCGGCAGAAAACAAAGAAAGCCAACCTAGCCAAGAAACTAAAACCCGTCCTGTCCCTACTGCACCATCACAAGAATTTGCTGAACTAGTCCAAATGTTAGCTACTAATGCTATTATGAATCTAGGTGGCGCACCTCAATTAGGTCGTGGTGGTATTGATATTGAAACTGCTCGCCATTTTATTGAAATGCTTGCAGTTCTAAAAGAAAAAACTGAAGGTAATTTAACAGAAGAAGAAGACAAGATGTTAACTGACCTAGTAAGTCGTCTTAGGATGGAATACGTTGGTGTAGTTAACCAAATGTCTAAAAGTGCGAAAAAACAAGTATGA
- a CDS encoding LptE family protein, translating to MERRSFLSLLLFSLCVGAGPCGYERSGQGRALPDHIKTIAIETFRNESLRYKVEQRFTEAMITELLHRTSRFKFTSDVNKADAIVCGNIRNFGFRHVLLDNNGRTRVFEITINAGVVIKDQINNKVLYDNQRLVFRGEYELSDDPNSFFNEEDPAVTRLARDFAKSVLTTVMEGF from the coding sequence ATGGAAAGAAGAAGTTTTTTAAGTTTACTACTATTTAGTTTGTGTGTAGGCGCGGGGCCTTGTGGATATGAACGTAGCGGACAAGGACGAGCCTTACCTGATCATATTAAAACTATTGCTATTGAAACTTTTCGTAATGAAAGTTTACGCTATAAAGTAGAGCAGCGTTTTACTGAAGCAATGATCACAGAATTGCTTCATAGAACAAGCCGTTTTAAGTTTACTAGTGATGTAAATAAAGCAGATGCAATAGTTTGCGGAAATATTCGTAACTTTGGTTTTAGACATGTTTTGCTAGATAACAATGGCCGAACTAGGGTTTTTGAAATTACAATTAATGCTGGTGTTGTAATTAAAGATCAAATTAATAATAAAGTTCTCTATGATAACCAAAGGCTGGTTTTTCGAGGTGAATATGAGCTTTCAGATGATCCAAACTCATTTTTTAATGAAGAAGATCCGGCTGTAACTCGCCTAGCACGAGATTTTGCTAAAAGTGTTTTAACTACTGTAATGGAAGGTTTTTAA
- a CDS encoding thymidine phosphorylase, whose protein sequence is MPNTLEIIRKKRDALELSAEEISYFIKGYLSEEIADYQMSALLMAIFLQGFSDTETQALTEEMLFSGEVLDFSYLSQAKVDKHSTGGVGDKTSLVIAPIVAAAGLCVPMISGRALGHTGGTLDKLESIPGFKTNIALKEFKQIIEKIGAAIIGQTDEIAPADRKIYSLRDVTATVDSIPLITASVMSKKLAEGLDGLLLDVKCGNGAFMRTIEDARRLAQVMVNVGKQMKKRTTAFITAMDQPLGWSVGNSLEVIEAIETLKGLGGEDFRLLCLELAAKMLHLGKTSLDIDECRKQVHSLISSGAALEKFEQMIIAQGGNANVINDFSLLPQAKNSAEVLATKSGYVTSIDTLAIGHATMHLGAGRRRLDSEIDMAVGLRIIAKIGDYVTEGQNLCTIYYNDESFLATTQKRIEKAYKIGEEKIVTSGLVKEIIE, encoded by the coding sequence ATGCCAAATACATTAGAAATAATTAGAAAAAAAAGAGATGCGTTAGAATTATCTGCTGAAGAAATTTCTTATTTTATTAAAGGCTATTTAAGCGAAGAAATAGCTGACTATCAAATGTCTGCGCTTTTAATGGCAATTTTTTTGCAAGGCTTTAGTGATACTGAAACACAAGCTTTGACAGAAGAAATGCTTTTTTCTGGCGAAGTTTTAGACTTTTCCTATCTATCTCAAGCTAAAGTAGATAAACATAGCACTGGCGGAGTAGGTGATAAAACATCTTTAGTAATTGCTCCAATAGTTGCTGCTGCTGGTCTTTGTGTTCCAATGATTTCTGGTCGCGCTCTAGGTCATACTGGAGGTACTTTAGATAAACTTGAATCTATTCCAGGTTTTAAGACTAATATTGCTCTAAAAGAGTTTAAGCAAATAATAGAAAAAATTGGTGCCGCTATTATTGGTCAAACAGATGAAATTGCTCCAGCAGACCGTAAGATTTACTCTTTACGTGATGTTACTGCTACGGTTGACTCTATCCCATTAATTACTGCTAGTGTAATGAGTAAAAAGCTAGCTGAAGGACTCGACGGCCTGCTACTAGATGTTAAATGTGGCAATGGTGCATTTATGCGGACAATAGAAGATGCACGGCGGTTAGCTCAAGTAATGGTAAATGTTGGTAAACAAATGAAAAAACGCACTACAGCCTTTATTACTGCTATGGATCAGCCTTTAGGATGGTCAGTAGGTAATTCTTTGGAAGTAATAGAAGCTATTGAAACTTTAAAAGGCTTAGGCGGTGAAGATTTTCGGCTTTTATGTCTTGAACTTGCTGCTAAGATGCTTCATTTAGGTAAAACATCTTTAGATATAGACGAATGTAGAAAACAAGTTCATAGCTTAATTAGTTCTGGAGCAGCTTTAGAAAAATTTGAACAAATGATAATTGCCCAAGGGGGAAATGCCAATGTAATAAATGATTTTTCTTTGCTTCCTCAAGCTAAAAACAGTGCAGAAGTTTTAGCAACAAAATCAGGTTATGTTACTAGTATTGATACATTAGCAATAGGTCATGCTACAATGCACCTAGGCGCAGGTCGTCGTCGGTTAGATTCAGAAATTGATATGGCTGTAGGGCTTAGAATTATTGCTAAAATAGGTGACTATGTAACAGAAGGCCAAAACTTATGCACCATTTATTATAATGATGAGAGCTTTTTAGCTACTACTCAAAAGCGGATAGAAAAAGCTTATAAAATTGGTGAAGAAAAAATAGTTACATCAGGGTTAGTAAAAGAAATTATTGAATAG
- a CDS encoding 2-C-methyl-D-erythritol 2,4-cyclodiphosphate synthase: MNKQVNFRVGTGYDIHRLGPNRPLIMAGIKIDFELGLIGHSDADVVSHAICDALLGAAALGDIGEHFPDNDPKFTNFTSLKFLEYVNKLLAENNYKIANIDLTIHAERPKLRNLKTLMCEKLAETLKLDISKISIKGKTNEGLDSIGRGEAIAASAIALIYQE; this comes from the coding sequence ATGAATAAACAAGTAAATTTTCGTGTTGGAACAGGCTATGATATTCATCGCCTAGGGCCAAATAGACCTCTAATAATGGCTGGAATTAAGATCGATTTTGAGCTTGGTTTAATAGGTCATTCAGATGCTGATGTGGTAAGTCATGCTATTTGTGATGCTTTGTTAGGTGCTGCTGCTTTAGGTGATATTGGAGAACATTTTCCAGATAATGATCCTAAATTTACTAATTTTACTAGCCTAAAATTCTTAGAATATGTAAATAAATTACTAGCAGAAAATAATTATAAAATAGCTAATATTGACTTAACTATTCATGCAGAACGTCCTAAATTACGTAACTTAAAAACTTTGATGTGTGAAAAGCTAGCCGAAACCTTAAAGCTTGATATATCAAAAATTAGCATTAAAGGAAAAACTAATGAAGGTCTAGACAGTATTGGGCGAGGTGAAGCTATCGCTGCTTCTGCAATTGCATTAATTTATCAGGAATAG
- a CDS encoding bifunctional riboflavin kinase/FAD synthetase has protein sequence MKIAYGINQIEIKRPTIVTLGIFDGLHLGHQKIMQLVVERAKATGFVPTVLTFSPDPRAVLHPQSAPPLLHTFEQKAEGLEILGIEQLVVLEFTCELASISAEDFTRKILYQGLEAKEVYLGQGFAFGRGREGNFEKLKEFSHRFDFFADEVPEISLRTIRISSSKIRSLLISGQVNLARRMLGRPYGVEGIVLEGRQLGRQIQFPTANLMPQNAVLPANGVYVTLTLIEGVWRRSVTNVGIRPTFKDLQDRLVESHILNFDGDLYGKTLRVRFLHRLRAEKKFASLDELKKQISLDSNRAEKYFQHQIVGKVLKFV, from the coding sequence ATGAAAATTGCTTACGGAATAAATCAAATAGAGATAAAACGACCAACCATTGTTACATTAGGTATATTTGATGGACTGCATTTAGGTCATCAAAAAATTATGCAGCTTGTTGTTGAAAGGGCCAAAGCTACAGGTTTTGTTCCAACAGTTTTAACATTTTCTCCTGATCCCCGTGCAGTGCTTCATCCTCAAAGCGCACCACCACTTCTACATACTTTTGAGCAAAAAGCCGAAGGACTAGAAATATTAGGTATAGAACAGCTTGTTGTACTGGAATTTACCTGTGAACTAGCTTCTATTAGTGCAGAAGATTTTACTAGAAAAATACTTTATCAAGGCCTAGAAGCCAAGGAAGTTTACTTAGGCCAAGGATTTGCTTTTGGTCGTGGTCGAGAGGGTAATTTTGAAAAATTAAAAGAATTTAGTCATCGCTTTGATTTTTTTGCTGATGAAGTGCCTGAAATATCTTTAAGAACTATTCGTATTAGCTCATCAAAAATACGTAGTCTTTTAATTTCAGGACAAGTTAATTTAGCTCGCCGAATGCTAGGCCGACCTTATGGAGTAGAAGGAATTGTTTTAGAAGGTCGTCAACTTGGCCGCCAAATACAATTTCCTACCGCGAACTTAATGCCACAAAATGCCGTACTACCGGCCAATGGAGTCTATGTTACTCTTACATTGATTGAGGGTGTTTGGCGACGTAGTGTTACTAATGTTGGTATTCGCCCAACTTTTAAGGACTTACAAGATCGTTTAGTAGAATCACATATATTAAATTTTGATGGCGATCTTTATGGTAAAACTTTAAGAGTGCGTTTTTTACATCGACTTAGGGCAGAAAAAAAATTTGCTTCTTTAGACGAACTAAAAAAACAAATCTCTTTAGATTCCAACCGCGCT